A stretch of the Microbacterium sp. NC79 genome encodes the following:
- a CDS encoding FAD-binding monooxygenase, protein MQFHHHGYVSGEPRVLPAEGTGLNRPTELPDETDVLIVGSGPAGMLLAAQLSRYPSVTTRIIERRPGRLAIGQADGIQARSVETFQAFGFAERIVAEAFQLSAMNFWSPDPNNHGNIIRTAIAEDDPHGISEFPHLIVNQARVLDYFAEYAANGPARIHPDFGYEFVTLSVGEGEYPVTVTLKHTDGEKAGQEQTIKAKYVVGCDGARSAVRESIGRKLVGDQAFHAWGVMDVLANTDFPDIRTKCAIQSTHGSILLIPREGGFLFRMYVDLGEVPADNNGEIRKTTIEQIIAKANEILHPYTVDVKDVPWHSVYEVGHRVTDKFDDVNDDTTTPRVFIAGDACHTHSAKAGQGMNVSMQDGFNLGWKLGQVLEGRSPESLLATYSGERQVIAQNLIDFDKEWSTLMAKKPEEFENPDDLAEFYTTTAEFPAGFMTQYEPSMITSGDAQQQLATGFPLGKRFKSVMTTRVADANPIHIGHHHRADGRWRVYAFADGTTGQSPKLDAWAEWMNTSPESPIARFTPAGADKDAVFDVKAVYPTRYEDVDLTAVPRLFFPQVGPFQLDDHEKVYAVSPDADIFAERGIDRGGVVVVVRPDHYVAHILPLDGATTELATFFAGLMIDQ, encoded by the coding sequence ATGCAGTTTCACCACCACGGATACGTCTCAGGCGAGCCCCGAGTTCTCCCCGCCGAGGGCACCGGCCTCAATCGCCCAACCGAGCTCCCCGACGAGACCGACGTGCTCATCGTTGGTTCCGGCCCCGCAGGCATGCTGCTTGCCGCGCAGCTTTCGCGGTACCCGAGCGTCACCACGCGAATCATCGAGCGCCGCCCTGGCCGCCTCGCGATCGGTCAGGCAGACGGCATCCAAGCCCGCAGCGTCGAGACATTCCAGGCATTCGGCTTCGCCGAGCGCATCGTCGCCGAGGCCTTCCAGCTCTCGGCGATGAATTTCTGGTCACCAGACCCCAACAACCACGGCAACATCATCCGCACGGCGATCGCCGAAGATGACCCGCACGGCATCAGCGAGTTTCCACACCTCATCGTCAACCAGGCCCGCGTGCTCGACTACTTCGCCGAGTACGCAGCCAACGGGCCGGCACGCATCCACCCCGACTTCGGCTACGAGTTCGTCACCCTCAGCGTGGGGGAGGGCGAATACCCCGTCACCGTGACGCTCAAGCACACCGACGGAGAGAAGGCCGGCCAAGAACAGACCATCAAGGCGAAGTACGTCGTCGGCTGCGATGGTGCCCGCAGCGCCGTGCGCGAGTCGATCGGACGCAAGCTTGTCGGCGACCAGGCATTCCATGCCTGGGGTGTCATGGACGTGCTCGCCAACACTGACTTCCCCGATATCCGCACCAAGTGCGCGATCCAGTCGACCCATGGTTCCATCCTCCTGATCCCCCGCGAGGGCGGATTCCTGTTCCGCATGTATGTCGACCTCGGTGAGGTTCCGGCCGACAACAATGGCGAGATCCGTAAGACCACGATCGAGCAGATCATCGCGAAGGCGAACGAGATTCTGCACCCCTACACGGTCGACGTGAAGGATGTGCCGTGGCACAGCGTCTATGAGGTCGGCCACCGCGTCACCGACAAGTTCGACGACGTCAACGACGACACCACGACGCCTCGCGTCTTCATCGCAGGCGACGCATGCCACACCCACTCCGCGAAGGCGGGGCAGGGCATGAACGTTTCGATGCAGGACGGCTTCAACCTTGGTTGGAAGCTTGGCCAGGTGCTCGAGGGCCGCAGCCCCGAGTCGCTGCTTGCCACCTATTCGGGCGAGCGTCAGGTCATCGCGCAGAACCTCATCGACTTTGATAAGGAGTGGTCGACGCTCATGGCGAAGAAGCCGGAGGAGTTTGAAAACCCCGACGACCTCGCCGAGTTCTACACGACGACCGCCGAGTTCCCGGCAGGCTTCATGACGCAGTACGAGCCGTCGATGATCACGTCGGGTGACGCCCAGCAGCAGCTCGCCACCGGATTCCCGCTCGGCAAGCGCTTCAAGTCGGTCATGACCACGCGCGTCGCCGATGCGAACCCGATTCACATCGGACACCACCACCGTGCTGACGGCCGCTGGCGCGTGTACGCATTCGCTGACGGAACCACGGGGCAGTCGCCGAAGCTGGACGCGTGGGCAGAGTGGATGAACACGTCCCCCGAATCCCCGATCGCCCGCTTTACGCCGGCCGGCGCCGATAAGGATGCGGTCTTCGATGTCAAGGCCGTGTACCCGACGCGCTATGAAGACGTAGACCTCACCGCGGTTCCGCGCCTCTTCTTCCCGCAGGTCGGTCCATTCCAGCTCGATGACCACGAGAAGGTGTACGCCGTCTCGCCCGACGCCGACATCTTCGCCGAGCGCGGCATCGACCGCGGCGGTGTCGTCGTCGTTGTGCGCCCCG
- a CDS encoding IclR family transcriptional regulator: MATEPRAAAGGSASDVDTRSRAGGSASAAGGSAGAATEKEAPASQTLSRGVRILEILASAREPLLIADVARELGVHRSIAYRLLRTLEGHGLVTRDANGVIELGPRMAALAAGVARDLQSQALPELTAIANELGMTCFLGVLDRDEAITIATVTPRHSIATVAQHPGARHSVRLGATGKAILAAMPESDWPSDISDALRDEVRIVHQTGYAVSHDEVIPTVKAIAVPLALRGQRPAAISVIYVGENADAEAVGARLTASAAAIRAEMGQ; encoded by the coding sequence ATGGCGACGGAACCACGTGCTGCGGCCGGCGGGAGCGCGAGCGATGTCGACACCCGAAGCCGCGCAGGCGGGAGTGCAAGCGCCGCAGGCGGGAGTGCGGGCGCGGCGACCGAGAAGGAGGCGCCGGCTTCACAGACCCTGAGTCGTGGCGTCAGGATCTTGGAGATTCTGGCTTCCGCCCGGGAGCCGCTACTGATTGCGGACGTTGCCCGTGAGCTCGGTGTACACCGCTCCATTGCGTACCGCCTGTTGCGCACGCTTGAGGGGCACGGCCTCGTCACGCGCGATGCGAATGGCGTCATCGAGCTAGGCCCGCGCATGGCTGCGCTGGCGGCCGGTGTCGCGCGCGATCTCCAGTCGCAGGCGCTGCCCGAACTCACCGCGATTGCGAACGAGCTGGGTATGACGTGTTTTCTCGGTGTGCTCGATCGAGATGAGGCCATCACGATCGCGACCGTCACCCCTCGTCACTCAATCGCGACCGTTGCTCAGCATCCGGGTGCGCGGCACTCGGTGCGACTTGGGGCGACGGGCAAGGCGATTCTTGCTGCGATGCCGGAGTCAGATTGGCCGTCGGATATTTCCGATGCCCTCCGCGACGAAGTGCGCATCGTGCATCAGACCGGTTATGCCGTGAGTCACGATGAGGTGATTCCCACCGTCAAGGCGATTGCGGTTCCGCTCGCTCTGCGCGGCCAGCGCCCGGCGGCGATCTCCGTCATCTACGTTGGTGAGAATGCCGACGCCGAAGCAGTGGGCGCACGGCTCACCGCGTCAGCCGCCGCGATTCGCGCCGAGATGGGCCAGTAG
- a CDS encoding enoyl-CoA hydratase/isomerase family protein, whose product MIELTIADGVAEIVLNAPDKLNALGEDALAALSDAYDEAQGAAVRALVLRGEGRAFCAGRDIAGVDPRDDDVIGYLGELVTPLLRKMSAFPAPTFAAAHGPCLGVGLGLLIATDVVYVDENAKIGSPFANLGATLDSGGHALFFERLGAHKTLDLIYTGRLMSGTEAVQSGLFSQVFPAGEALAAVRAAATRAATGATHAFVASKNLIAQLRDERLGLWESVADENAAQAALCDTDDYREGFAAFQEKRMPNFRGN is encoded by the coding sequence ATGATCGAGCTGACCATTGCTGATGGCGTCGCCGAAATCGTGCTGAACGCCCCCGACAAACTCAACGCGCTGGGCGAAGACGCGCTCGCGGCATTGAGTGATGCATATGACGAGGCGCAGGGCGCGGCGGTGCGCGCGCTCGTTTTGCGGGGTGAGGGCCGGGCTTTCTGCGCCGGGCGCGATATCGCCGGCGTCGACCCGCGCGACGACGACGTCATCGGATATCTCGGCGAACTCGTTACGCCGCTCCTGCGCAAGATGTCGGCTTTTCCCGCGCCGACGTTCGCTGCGGCGCACGGCCCCTGCCTGGGCGTGGGTCTTGGCCTCTTGATCGCGACCGACGTCGTGTACGTCGACGAAAACGCGAAAATCGGGTCACCGTTCGCGAACCTCGGCGCGACCCTCGACTCCGGTGGCCATGCCCTCTTCTTCGAGCGACTCGGCGCCCACAAGACTCTCGACCTCATCTATACCGGCCGGCTCATGAGCGGCACCGAGGCTGTGCAGTCCGGACTGTTCTCGCAGGTGTTCCCGGCGGGGGAGGCGCTCGCGGCGGTGCGCGCGGCGGCTACTCGAGCGGCAACCGGCGCCACCCACGCGTTCGTCGCTTCGAAGAACCTCATCGCCCAGCTCCGCGATGAGCGCCTCGGACTCTGGGAATCCGTCGCCGACGAAAACGCCGCTCAGGCCGCCCTCTGCGACACCGACGACTATCGCGAGGGCTTCGCCGCCTTCCAGGAGAAACGCATGCCGAACTTCCGCGGCAATTAA
- the paaE gene encoding 1,2-phenylacetyl-CoA epoxidase subunit PaaE, which translates to MADNTDVATALLQTAVGGAPARRRAKFHALEVADVRPLTESAVEVTFVVPEPLADEYDYLPGQYVALRAQFEGHEIRRSYSLCRPPTPGRISVGIKRDEGGVFSTWAQTELRAGDTIDVMSPQGMFTSTLADVDGTHVVGVAAGSGITPLMALATAMLQRSATSRFTLVYTNRSAHDIMFLQEIADLKDKYPTRFVVHHILSREQRAAELLSGRVDAEKFHAIVERLVLPDTVDEWFLCGPLELVTMCRSVLTDVGVAREHIRHELFTTDSAHRGPARPVIARADEPTITIDFTLDGQRATVQSPMSAREAILDAAMRVRPDVPYACAGGVCGTCRALLREGSVTMTENYALEPAELERGYVLTCQSHPTTEKVVVDYDV; encoded by the coding sequence ATGGCAGACAACACAGACGTCGCGACCGCTCTCCTGCAGACCGCAGTCGGCGGCGCTCCCGCCCGCCGCCGCGCGAAATTCCACGCCCTCGAAGTGGCCGACGTGCGTCCCCTCACCGAGAGCGCCGTCGAAGTGACCTTCGTGGTTCCGGAACCACTGGCTGACGAATACGACTACCTGCCTGGCCAATACGTCGCGTTGCGCGCACAGTTTGAGGGCCACGAAATTCGTCGGTCGTACTCGCTGTGCCGTCCGCCGACACCCGGCCGCATTTCTGTCGGCATCAAGCGCGACGAGGGAGGCGTGTTCTCCACGTGGGCGCAGACCGAACTGCGCGCAGGCGACACGATCGACGTGATGAGCCCGCAGGGCATGTTCACCTCCACCCTCGCCGACGTCGACGGCACCCACGTCGTAGGAGTCGCGGCCGGTTCCGGCATCACACCCCTCATGGCACTCGCGACGGCGATGCTGCAACGATCGGCGACGTCCCGGTTCACGCTTGTCTACACGAATCGTTCCGCCCACGACATCATGTTTTTGCAGGAGATCGCCGACCTGAAAGACAAATACCCCACCCGATTCGTGGTGCATCACATCCTGTCGCGCGAGCAGCGGGCGGCCGAACTCCTCTCCGGACGCGTCGACGCCGAGAAATTTCACGCAATCGTCGAGCGGCTCGTCTTGCCCGATACCGTCGACGAATGGTTCCTCTGCGGGCCCCTTGAACTCGTGACCATGTGCCGCTCGGTGCTCACCGACGTTGGGGTCGCCCGCGAACACATCCGCCACGAACTGTTCACCACCGACTCCGCGCACCGCGGACCGGCCCGCCCCGTCATCGCCCGCGCCGACGAACCCACGATCACGATCGACTTCACCCTCGATGGGCAGCGAGCGACCGTGCAGTCGCCGATGAGTGCCCGCGAGGCGATCCTCGACGCCGCGATGCGCGTGCGACCCGACGTGCCGTACGCCTGTGCCGGCGGGGTGTGCGGAACCTGTCGCGCGTTGCTGAGAGAAGGTTCCGTCACGATGACGGAGAACTATGCGCTCGAACCCGCCGAACTCGAACGCGGGTACGTGCTCACCTGCCAATCCCACCCGACGACCGAGAAGGTCGTTGTCGACTACGACGTGTGA
- the paaD gene encoding 1,2-phenylacetyl-CoA epoxidase subunit PaaD, with amino-acid sequence MVTTTQLDHARAIAGAVADPEVPVLTIADLGVLRDVAIDQETGTVTVTITPTYSGCPAMETIRDDLHLALEAAGFTDVVINLTLTPAWTTDWMSDEGKQKLTAYGIAPPTGRSAVRGPIPLTLAVKCPRCSSLRTKELARFGSTSCKSLWQCEDCLEPFDHFKNH; translated from the coding sequence ATGGTGACCACAACCCAACTCGACCACGCCCGGGCCATCGCGGGTGCTGTCGCAGACCCCGAGGTTCCGGTGCTCACGATCGCCGACCTCGGAGTCCTCCGCGACGTCGCCATCGATCAAGAGACCGGCACCGTCACCGTCACCATCACGCCCACTTACTCCGGTTGCCCGGCGATGGAGACGATCCGCGACGACCTGCACCTCGCGCTCGAAGCCGCCGGCTTCACCGACGTCGTGATCAACCTCACCCTCACGCCCGCCTGGACAACCGACTGGATGAGCGACGAAGGCAAACAAAAACTCACCGCCTACGGCATCGCCCCGCCCACCGGCCGATCGGCGGTCAGGGGGCCCATCCCGCTGACGCTCGCCGTCAAGTGCCCGCGCTGCTCGTCACTGCGCACCAAAGAGCTCGCACGATTCGGATCCACATCCTGCAAGTCGCTCTGGCAATGCGAAGACTGCCTCGAACCCTTCGACCACTTCAAGAATCACTGA
- the paaC gene encoding 1,2-phenylacetyl-CoA epoxidase subunit PaaC, with protein MTSAQNGTTELARDDSENPHGAVTVDQLDLEAELAGDADAIATPETAEYVLWLADDALILAQQLSRWIAHAPEIEEDVALGNIALDLLGHARALLRYAGSASGRTEDDLAYFRNEPEFRCSWMVQQDNGDFAHTIIRQLVMATYMFALYTRLADSTDPALAAIAAKAVKEVEYHRDHAVQWTLRLAGGTDESRTRTQRALENLWPFVGELFRDDASIEPLIERGIAVRPSSLQEECEAIFTAVLAEEDLEVPQPQPSSAGGRHGSHFSALGFILAEMQVLARQHPGATW; from the coding sequence ATGACGAGCGCACAGAACGGAACCACAGAGCTGGCTCGCGACGACAGTGAAAACCCGCACGGTGCCGTCACCGTCGACCAACTCGATCTCGAAGCAGAACTCGCTGGCGATGCCGATGCCATCGCGACCCCCGAGACCGCCGAATACGTGCTCTGGCTCGCCGACGACGCGCTCATCCTTGCGCAACAACTCAGCCGTTGGATCGCCCATGCACCCGAAATTGAAGAAGACGTCGCGCTCGGAAACATCGCCCTCGATCTCCTCGGCCACGCCAGAGCACTCCTCCGCTACGCGGGATCCGCCAGCGGCCGCACCGAAGACGACCTCGCTTACTTCCGTAACGAACCAGAGTTCCGGTGCAGCTGGATGGTGCAACAAGACAACGGCGATTTTGCCCACACGATCATCCGCCAACTCGTCATGGCCACCTACATGTTCGCCCTCTACACGCGCCTCGCAGACTCCACCGACCCGGCCCTCGCCGCGATCGCCGCGAAAGCAGTCAAAGAGGTCGAATACCACCGTGACCACGCCGTACAGTGGACGCTCCGACTGGCGGGCGGCACCGACGAATCCCGCACCCGCACCCAGCGCGCGCTGGAAAATCTGTGGCCGTTCGTCGGGGAACTCTTCCGCGACGACGCCTCGATAGAACCGCTCATCGAACGCGGCATCGCCGTGCGTCCGTCCAGCCTCCAGGAAGAATGCGAAGCCATCTTCACCGCCGTGCTCGCCGAAGAAGATCTCGAGGTTCCGCAGCCCCAACCATCCAGCGCCGGCGGCCGCCATGGCAGCCACTTCTCAGCGCTCGGCTTCATCCTCGCCGAAATGCAGGTGCTCGCCCGCCAACACCCGGGAGCGACATGGTGA
- the paaB gene encoding 1,2-phenylacetyl-CoA epoxidase subunit PaaB: protein MTSPGSDNKDTWPLWEVFVRSNRGLSHVHAGSLHAPDAELALRNARDLYTRRSEGTSIWVVPADAITTSDPDSRGAFFESPAGKNYRHAIYYTASEGVPHL from the coding sequence ATGACCAGCCCCGGATCAGACAACAAAGACACCTGGCCACTCTGGGAAGTGTTCGTGCGATCCAACCGCGGCCTCAGCCACGTGCACGCCGGCTCACTCCACGCGCCCGACGCCGAACTCGCCCTCCGCAACGCCCGCGACCTCTACACCCGCCGCAGCGAAGGCACCTCCATCTGGGTGGTTCCGGCCGACGCCATCACGACGAGCGACCCCGACTCCCGCGGCGCCTTCTTCGAAAGCCCCGCAGGCAAAAACTACCGCCACGCCATCTACTACACGGCGTCCGAAGGGGTGCCCCACCTATGA
- the paaA gene encoding 1,2-phenylacetyl-CoA epoxidase subunit PaaA, with product MMTAAQLSAVTDEQQTFDALIAAEQRIEPRDWMPDAYRRTLIRQISQHAHSEIIGMQPEGNWITRAPSLKRKAILMAKVQDEAGHGLYLYSAAQTLGITRDEMTQQLIDGKAKYSSIFNYPTPTWADMGAIGWLVDGAAICNQVPLCRASYGPYGRAMVRICKEESFHQRQGFEILLTLMQGTEAQRDMAQDAVNRWYWPSLMMFGPPDDESPNSAQSMAWKIKRFSNDELRQRFIGMLVPQAEILGITLPDPELRWDEDHWHTSEIDWTEFHEVLSGRGPMNATRLQNRRAAHEEGAWVREAAVAYAAKQAAKQAAKEQAA from the coding sequence ATGATGACTGCCGCACAACTATCCGCCGTCACAGACGAGCAACAGACGTTCGACGCGCTCATCGCCGCAGAACAGCGCATCGAACCCCGCGACTGGATGCCCGACGCCTACCGCCGCACCCTGATCCGCCAAATCTCCCAGCACGCCCACTCCGAAATCATCGGCATGCAACCGGAGGGCAACTGGATCACCCGCGCCCCCTCACTCAAGCGCAAAGCGATCCTGATGGCGAAAGTCCAGGATGAAGCCGGCCACGGCCTCTACCTCTACTCCGCAGCCCAAACCCTCGGCATCACCCGCGACGAAATGACCCAGCAACTCATCGACGGCAAAGCCAAATACTCCTCGATCTTCAACTACCCAACACCCACCTGGGCAGACATGGGGGCGATCGGCTGGCTCGTCGACGGCGCCGCCATCTGCAACCAGGTTCCGCTCTGCCGCGCATCCTACGGACCGTACGGACGCGCCATGGTGCGCATCTGTAAAGAGGAATCGTTCCACCAGCGACAGGGATTCGAAATCCTCCTGACCCTCATGCAGGGCACCGAAGCCCAGCGCGACATGGCACAAGACGCCGTCAACCGCTGGTACTGGCCCAGCCTCATGATGTTCGGCCCGCCCGACGACGAATCACCCAACTCGGCACAGTCCATGGCGTGGAAAATCAAGCGATTCTCCAACGACGAACTGCGCCAACGCTTCATCGGCATGCTGGTTCCGCAAGCCGAAATCCTCGGCATCACACTCCCCGACCCGGAACTTCGCTGGGACGAAGACCACTGGCACACCAGCGAGATCGACTGGACCGAATTTCACGAAGTCCTCTCCGGCCGCGGACCCATGAACGCCACGCGACTCCAAAACCGCCGCGCAGCACACGAAGAGGGCGCCTGGGTGCGCGAAGCCGCCGTCGCCTACGCCGCGAAGCAGGCGGCAAAGCAAGCCGCGAAGGAGCAAGCAGCATGA
- a CDS encoding HNH endonuclease signature motif containing protein, producing MALLTDVAALIPTLCGHGTVGGAPASAVAIDEDAVAASSEMQSRMLTMNDAEIHAVMHEASMLERQAAHLRQIATGIASARSSRQFGHDGLAAKRGHRSAVSLVQEVMGVSQAEAARQVRVSEALVDAAGSAALPDSAISAEERELESVESSPDCFVAPPPPWHQPLNVALRAEHLSSAQYDAIKNGLGEPPLIERDAEGRGVGAGGVISAAEADAFDAQAREAWSAAVEVLIDEAPVSTVHDLHQHARTMRDQLDPEGAQRRFDERYEARSFRLHSLDNGATRASWILDDETALFIASIQDAALRPRRGGPRFVDSAERAQAAELSADPRSNAQLAHDLMVDILRAGVLAESKTVFGTRQAGVRLVQVIDGAGERANIAHTEDRLVSLPGGVADQRLCDSESVHVTVDSHGNPLDLGRAKRMFSAAQKIALSIRDGGCRWTNCDRPASYCEAHHIDPWSEGGTTDADRGIMLCQHHHMNLHNGGWRITREGKGEFMLTHPDHPPRTLPPKAPLEYAWLNVTLPRPRFRPAERADAA from the coding sequence ATGGCACTTTTAACCGACGTCGCGGCGCTGATACCCACCCTGTGTGGGCACGGCACGGTCGGTGGTGCGCCTGCCAGCGCTGTCGCGATCGATGAAGATGCCGTGGCGGCTTCGAGTGAGATGCAGTCGCGCATGCTTACGATGAATGACGCCGAGATTCACGCGGTGATGCACGAGGCGTCGATGCTGGAGCGTCAGGCCGCGCACCTGCGGCAGATTGCGACGGGCATCGCGTCGGCGCGATCGAGTCGTCAGTTTGGTCATGACGGCCTGGCCGCGAAGCGGGGTCATCGCTCGGCGGTATCGCTTGTGCAAGAGGTTATGGGTGTCAGCCAGGCTGAGGCTGCCCGACAGGTTCGGGTGAGCGAGGCTCTCGTTGATGCCGCCGGGTCTGCGGCGTTGCCTGACAGTGCAATCTCGGCCGAAGAGCGCGAACTCGAGTCGGTTGAGAGCTCTCCCGATTGCTTTGTTGCCCCGCCTCCGCCGTGGCATCAGCCGCTTAACGTCGCGCTGCGTGCCGAACATCTTTCGTCGGCGCAGTACGACGCGATCAAGAATGGGTTGGGGGAGCCTCCTCTCATTGAGCGAGACGCAGAGGGCCGTGGCGTCGGTGCCGGCGGAGTGATCTCCGCGGCCGAGGCTGACGCATTCGACGCGCAGGCGCGTGAAGCTTGGTCGGCCGCGGTTGAGGTGTTGATTGACGAGGCTCCGGTATCTACCGTTCACGATCTCCATCAGCATGCCCGCACCATGCGTGACCAGCTCGATCCCGAGGGCGCCCAGCGCCGGTTCGATGAGCGGTATGAGGCGCGATCGTTCCGCCTCCACTCGCTCGACAACGGCGCGACTCGTGCCAGCTGGATCCTCGACGACGAGACCGCCCTCTTCATCGCGTCAATTCAAGACGCCGCACTGCGTCCGCGACGAGGTGGGCCGCGATTCGTCGACTCCGCCGAACGTGCCCAGGCGGCCGAGCTGTCGGCCGATCCGCGCTCGAACGCCCAACTCGCTCATGACCTGATGGTCGACATCCTGCGGGCCGGTGTGCTCGCCGAGTCCAAGACGGTATTCGGAACCAGGCAGGCTGGCGTGCGCCTGGTGCAGGTGATCGACGGGGCTGGTGAGCGCGCGAATATCGCGCACACCGAAGACCGACTCGTGTCGCTGCCCGGTGGGGTCGCTGACCAGCGGTTGTGTGACAGCGAGAGCGTCCACGTGACCGTTGATTCGCACGGCAACCCTCTCGACCTGGGCCGCGCGAAGCGTATGTTCTCGGCGGCGCAGAAGATTGCACTCTCGATTCGCGACGGTGGTTGCCGCTGGACCAACTGCGACCGTCCAGCCTCCTATTGCGAAGCGCATCACATCGATCCGTGGTCAGAGGGCGGAACCACCGACGCCGACCGCGGAATCATGCTCTGTCAGCATCACCATATGAACCTCCATAACGGAGGCTGGCGCATCACCCGGGAGGGTAAGGGGGAGTTCATGCTTACCCATCCCGACCATCCGCCTCGCACACTCCCACCAAAGGCTCCACTCGAATACGCCTGGCTAAACGTGACGCTGCCACGCCCACGATTCCGGCCAGCAGAGCGCGCCGACGCCGCCTGA
- a CDS encoding HNH endonuclease signature motif containing protein — translation MTTRRRFPAKQSAATSARYAKRRKNRLARVDNDLTPEQWQTIREAWSSCAYCQATDVPLQRDCVQPVSRGGRYTLSNVVPACASCNASKHNSEVTSWLRRKKLDERTFLLRHAEILGVLLTAEAEESGTID, via the coding sequence GTGACAACCCGCCGCAGGTTCCCCGCCAAGCAGTCTGCGGCGACCAGCGCGCGCTACGCGAAACGCCGAAAGAATCGCCTCGCCCGCGTCGACAACGACCTGACTCCCGAGCAATGGCAAACCATCCGCGAAGCCTGGAGCTCCTGCGCCTACTGCCAAGCCACCGACGTCCCGCTGCAGCGCGATTGCGTGCAGCCCGTCTCCCGCGGCGGACGCTACACACTCAGCAACGTGGTCCCGGCGTGCGCATCCTGCAACGCGAGCAAGCACAACAGCGAAGTCACGTCGTGGCTGCGCCGCAAAAAGCTCGACGAACGCACATTTCTCCTCCGCCACGCCGAAATCCTCGGCGTGCTCCTCACCGCCGAGGCTGAAGAGAGCGGAACCATCGACTGA
- the paaI gene encoding hydroxyphenylacetyl-CoA thioesterase PaaI: MTAADRLMRDDYASQALGIEIVAAEPGDVTLRMTVRRDMLNGFGITHGGMVFALADTAFAFACNEGETVTVAAGADISFLAPTREDDVLTAHARRVSLRGRSGIYDVTVTTASGDVAAEFRGRSRTTSTSID, from the coding sequence ATGACTGCCGCTGACCGGCTCATGCGTGACGACTACGCCTCCCAAGCGCTCGGCATCGAGATCGTCGCCGCCGAGCCAGGCGACGTGACCCTCCGCATGACGGTGCGACGCGACATGCTGAACGGATTCGGCATCACCCACGGCGGCATGGTTTTCGCGCTCGCCGACACCGCGTTCGCGTTCGCGTGCAACGAGGGGGAGACCGTGACGGTCGCCGCCGGCGCCGACATCTCCTTCCTCGCGCCCACGCGCGAAGACGACGTGCTGACCGCCCACGCCCGCCGCGTCTCTCTCCGCGGCCGCAGCGGAATCTACGACGTCACCGTCACCACCGCATCCGGCGATGTGGCCGCCGAATTCCGTGGACGCTCCCGCACCACAAGCACATCCATCGACTAG